A portion of the Tachyglossus aculeatus isolate mTacAcu1 chromosome 24, mTacAcu1.pri, whole genome shotgun sequence genome contains these proteins:
- the LOC119945109 gene encoding olfactory receptor 14A2-like, protein MSNSSRVREFLLLGFSEVRELQLVHAVLFLLVYLATLMGNLLIIAITALDRRLHTPMYFFLRNLSLIDICLISITVPKSVTISLTNCRSISFLNCAIQLLLVVLFAVSEFFILMVMSYDRYVAICLPLRYEVIMKAGACGKMAAVSWLSGGLMGVLFSASIFSLSFCGSNVVQQFFCDVPSLLKITCSEDHSAINVGVTLALAICAVGFISIVTSYVHIFWAVLRMPAAEGRARAFSTCLPHLVVFTVFLSTGMVGYLKPPSHSSTVFDLLLSVFYVVMPPALNPLIYSLRNRDLKAALWTVLKR, encoded by the coding sequence atgtccaacagctccagggtgagggaattcctgctgctgggattctcggaggtccgggagctgcagctggtgcacgctgtgctgttcctcctggtctacctggcgaccctgatgggaaatctcctTATCattgccatcaccgccctcgacagacgcctccacacccccatgtacttcttcctcaggaacctgtccctcatcgacatctgtctcatctccatcaccgtccccaaatccgtcaccatctccttgactaactgccgGTCCATCTCCTTCTTGAACTGTGCCATTCAGCTCcttctggtggtcctgtttgcggTCTCGGAGTTTTTCATCCTTATggtcatgtcctatgaccgctacgtcgccatttgcctccccctgcgctacgaggtcatcatgaaagcaggggcttgtgggaagatggcggccgtatcctggctcagtggagggctgatgggggtcttgttttcagcttcgatcttctccttgtccttctgcgggtccaacgttgtccagcagttcttctgtgacgtcccctccctgctaaagatcacctgctctgaagaccactccgCCATCAACGTGGGTGTGACCTTAGCGCTAGCCATATGTGCCGTAGGCTTCATTTCCATTGTCACCTCGTACGTGCACATTTTCTgggccgttctgaggatgccagccgccgaaGGCCGGGccagagccttctccacctgccttccccatctcgtcgtcttcaccgtcttcctctccacaggcatGGTTGGttatctcaagccgccctcacactcttccaCCGTGTTCGACCTGCTGCTGTCCGTGTTCTACGTCgtcatgcccccggccctgaaccctctcatctacagcctgaggaaccgggacttgaaagctgctctatggacagtcttaaaaaggtGA